The following are from one region of the Roseobacter fucihabitans genome:
- a CDS encoding TRAP transporter fused permease subunit has protein sequence MDNALWHKMLSGITAAAAVTLVGLTLYTAYFGVFPDGIQRSAHLLLVMILVFSMAFQMTFDPNTQNGSGAAIFLKRLWIAAALTGALIATGHQLFNFDAINDRYGSITQYEIVFGVMLVIALFDACRRTIGLPIVLLASFFILYGLLGAYLPDPLAHRGYSIKRVASQIYLGGGGIFGTPLGVSATFVTGVVVLGALLEKTGAGQVLMDFATAMTGRMRGGPAKAAVVGSSLMGMISGTAVANVLTTGPISIPLMRKSGYRKEAAGAIEAVASTGGQLMPPVMGAAAFIMAEFTETSYLTIAKAAFLPAVIFYAVLLAMVHFEAVKRKIPILRDADSVTDWGSILRNSYLLIPLPVFVSMLLNGYSIMLSSFWAIVASSLVSYLNRGSALTPRRIVDTCVAAANAVIPVALACAAAGVIIGIITLTGIGLKFSTLVVALSGGSLPIALVLTMLTCLVLGMGLPTAAAYILVATLVAPALVNLGVSLLAAHLFVLYSAMLSSITPPVALAAYAAASIANGNPLKIAVLACQFGMAAFAVPYFFVYDPAILGIDVTWVQITASFITAILGGICASAAMMGCFKDQLNILQRILFAVTAILFMNSDWRVDLAAFALLAGLIVWATRATPPSAETNAKAG, from the coding sequence GGCGTTTTCCCGGATGGCATCCAGCGTAGCGCGCATTTGTTGCTTGTGATGATCTTGGTCTTTTCGATGGCGTTCCAAATGACCTTTGATCCAAACACCCAAAACGGAAGTGGCGCTGCGATTTTCCTGAAACGTCTCTGGATCGCTGCGGCACTAACCGGTGCCTTGATCGCGACGGGTCATCAATTGTTCAATTTCGATGCCATAAACGACCGCTACGGATCTATCACGCAGTACGAGATCGTATTTGGGGTGATGTTGGTGATTGCCCTGTTCGATGCCTGTCGCCGGACCATCGGGTTGCCCATCGTTCTGCTGGCCAGTTTTTTCATTCTCTACGGGCTTCTTGGTGCTTATCTGCCCGATCCACTGGCGCATCGCGGCTATTCGATCAAGCGGGTCGCCTCGCAGATCTATCTTGGCGGTGGTGGGATATTCGGCACGCCACTGGGGGTCAGTGCGACCTTTGTTACTGGTGTGGTTGTTCTGGGTGCCTTGCTTGAAAAAACCGGCGCAGGACAGGTTTTGATGGATTTCGCAACGGCTATGACGGGCCGTATGCGCGGCGGGCCAGCCAAGGCGGCTGTCGTCGGGTCCAGCCTGATGGGCATGATTTCTGGCACGGCGGTGGCCAACGTGCTGACCACCGGCCCTATCTCCATCCCGCTGATGCGCAAAAGTGGCTACCGCAAGGAAGCCGCAGGTGCGATCGAGGCTGTTGCCTCCACCGGTGGGCAATTGATGCCGCCCGTCATGGGGGCTGCGGCCTTTATCATGGCGGAATTTACTGAAACTTCATACCTGACCATTGCAAAGGCGGCGTTCCTGCCCGCGGTGATCTTTTACGCGGTCCTGTTGGCGATGGTGCATTTTGAAGCGGTCAAACGCAAAATCCCGATCCTTCGTGATGCGGATTCAGTGACGGATTGGGGGTCGATCCTTAGAAACTCCTATCTGCTGATCCCGCTGCCGGTCTTTGTCAGCATGCTGCTGAATGGCTATTCGATCATGCTGTCGTCTTTCTGGGCCATCGTCGCCTCGTCGCTTGTCAGCTACCTGAACCGCGGCTCGGCCCTGACTCCACGCCGGATTGTCGATACCTGTGTTGCGGCCGCGAATGCGGTGATCCCGGTGGCACTTGCCTGTGCGGCGGCGGGGGTGATCATCGGGATCATCACGCTCACTGGAATCGGGTTGAAGTTCTCTACGCTGGTTGTTGCCTTGTCCGGCGGATCGCTGCCCATCGCGTTGGTTCTGACAATGTTGACCTGTCTGGTCCTCGGCATGGGCCTGCCGACTGCTGCCGCCTACATTCTGGTGGCGACACTGGTCGCCCCTGCCTTGGTGAACCTCGGTGTCAGCCTGCTCGCCGCGCACCTGTTTGTACTTTATTCAGCGATGCTGTCCTCGATCACGCCGCCTGTGGCTTTGGCCGCCTATGCTGCCGCGTCTATCGCCAACGGTAATCCGCTCAAGATCGCGGTGCTGGCCTGTCAGTTCGGCATGGCGGCTTTTGCGGTGCCGTATTTCTTTGTTTATGACCCCGCCATTCTGGGGATCGACGTCACTTGGGTTCAGATTACCGCGTCATTCATCACGGCGATCTTGGGCGGGATTTGTGCAAGTGCCGCGATGATGGGGTGTTTCAAAGATCAGTTGAACATCCTTCAGCGTATCCTCTTTGCGGTCACCGCCATCCTCTTCATGAACTCGGACTGGCGCGTCGATCTGGCCGCCTTTGCATTGCTTGCGGGCCTCATCGTCTGGGCCACCCGAGCCACACCCCCATCAGCAGAAACAAACGCCAAAGCGGGATGA
- a CDS encoding Hint domain-containing protein has product MATYDYAGYDDDQITWPGGTVSNGDAITFTQPADHLIQITDNDTRLEDGTDDRDDEDSNQTAIVYDEFGAVETSGQVQPRDEITLSDGTNNYFMTEVYIASSNSYYYIFQDPAPSMNVEYTVTNVSNPNTTNYSELSAEGVACFTTGTLIATPEGDRTVEALQAGDLVTTLDRRPQPILWIGRRHITWFEMRSHKGLRPFMVRADSFGPGCPVTDTRFSRQHRVLLTARMVSHPKIGPAGALAPVHTLTGVAGINEQCPTAGITYFHILTKHHNLLWSNGIATETLLLTAYSNGLIDRQPDAIVGTPPDFGLGGMAPARPILHNKLARRIAEKIERSHNLRVMALAH; this is encoded by the coding sequence ATGGCAACGTATGATTACGCAGGATATGATGACGACCAGATCACGTGGCCCGGTGGGACTGTGTCCAACGGGGACGCGATTACGTTTACCCAGCCTGCCGACCACCTCATCCAGATCACCGATAATGACACTCGCCTGGAAGATGGCACCGACGATCGCGATGATGAGGACAGTAACCAGACCGCGATCGTTTATGACGAGTTTGGCGCGGTCGAAACCTCGGGCCAAGTGCAGCCGCGTGACGAAATCACGCTGAGCGACGGCACCAACAACTATTTCATGACAGAGGTCTACATTGCCTCAAGCAACTCCTATTACTACATCTTCCAAGATCCCGCGCCCTCAATGAACGTGGAATACACTGTCACCAATGTCTCCAACCCGAACACCACGAATTACTCTGAGCTGTCGGCAGAAGGTGTCGCCTGTTTCACCACCGGGACCCTGATCGCGACGCCAGAGGGGGACCGCACAGTCGAGGCGTTACAGGCAGGGGATTTGGTGACCACGCTTGATCGTAGGCCACAGCCGATCCTCTGGATCGGGCGGCGTCATATCACATGGTTCGAAATGCGAAGCCACAAGGGGCTGCGCCCATTCATGGTGCGCGCGGACAGTTTCGGCCCGGGGTGCCCCGTCACCGATACGCGGTTTTCGCGGCAGCATCGCGTTCTGCTGACGGCGCGAATGGTATCGCACCCGAAGATCGGCCCAGCAGGGGCTCTCGCACCGGTCCATACCCTGACGGGCGTTGCCGGTATCAACGAACAATGCCCAACGGCGGGGATCACCTATTTCCACATTCTTACGAAACACCACAACCTGCTCTGGTCGAACGGAATAGCGACCGAGACTTTGCTCCTCACCGCCTACAGCAATGGACTGATAGATCGACAACCCGATGCGATTGTCGGGACACCGCCCGATTTCGGCCTTGGTGGAATGGCCCCCGCGCGGCCCATCCTACACAACAAGTTGGCGCGACGAATTGCCGAGAAGATCGAACGGTCGCACAACTTGCGCGTGATGGCGCTTGCGCATTGA
- a CDS encoding TAXI family TRAP transporter solute-binding subunit: MKLNLKTALFAAATLVTPTLAHSADFLSIGSCPVTCTAYTWSAGIADVINKNVEGVQATAEETKGYVANIALMQAGEMEASMATSLSAYEAYTATGNYEGSEPGKIMAWMSIAPVAMHIIALEGGSVNSVADLKGKRVGMGQPGGVSMLDANVLMAKVAGEDFEPFRVRLGDMVDMLSDGNIDAALWNGSFPLAPVIKLNAQRDLKLIPVEDDFFESLRADYPPYFRLSIPGGTYEDVTDDTPTFGLANGLVISADVPEERVYQMTKAVFENLENLAGVHPAFGKMSADTILNGFGSPLHPGALRYYREINVPGIEEFVARTGG; the protein is encoded by the coding sequence ATGAAACTCAATCTAAAGACGGCCCTCTTTGCCGCCGCAACGCTCGTGACGCCGACACTGGCGCACTCCGCAGACTTCCTGTCGATCGGTTCCTGCCCTGTGACCTGCACGGCCTATACTTGGTCTGCTGGCATCGCGGACGTGATCAACAAGAACGTCGAAGGCGTTCAAGCCACGGCAGAAGAAACCAAAGGCTATGTCGCCAATATCGCGCTGATGCAGGCGGGTGAAATGGAAGCCTCCATGGCCACGTCCCTCTCCGCGTATGAGGCCTATACCGCCACGGGCAATTACGAAGGTTCCGAGCCAGGCAAGATCATGGCGTGGATGTCGATCGCACCCGTGGCGATGCACATCATTGCGCTGGAAGGCGGTTCCGTGAATTCGGTAGCCGACCTTAAGGGCAAGCGTGTTGGCATGGGCCAGCCGGGCGGCGTGTCGATGCTGGATGCCAACGTGCTGATGGCCAAAGTTGCAGGTGAGGATTTTGAACCCTTCCGCGTACGCTTGGGTGACATGGTTGACATGCTGAGCGACGGTAACATTGACGCCGCCCTGTGGAACGGATCGTTCCCGCTGGCACCGGTAATCAAGCTGAACGCGCAGCGCGACTTGAAGCTGATCCCAGTCGAAGATGACTTCTTTGAATCCCTGCGCGCCGATTATCCGCCTTACTTCCGCCTGTCCATTCCCGGTGGCACCTACGAGGACGTGACCGACGACACGCCAACATTCGGTCTGGCAAACGGTCTTGTTATCTCGGCGGACGTGCCGGAAGAGCGGGTGTACCAGATGACCAAAGCGGTTTTTGAAAACCTCGAAAATCTGGCGGGTGTGCACCCTGCATTTGGCAAGATGTCGGCAGATACAATCCTGAACGGTTTCGGCTCGCCCTTGCACCCCGGTGCGCTGCGCTATTACCGTGAAATCAATGTCCCCGGCATTGAGGAATTTGTCGCAAGAACAGGCGGCTAA
- a CDS encoding IS91 family transposase: MPRPELEIADIFRKFGPAWRQVNKGHVNLSQLKVMSSIEACRTEALGGHVAACTKCNHMHIAYNSCKNRHCPKCQSPAARDWMEARAEDLLPVEYFHVVFTLPAQIARIAYWNKKAVYGLLFKASAQTVMTIAADPKRLGARVGMTSVLHTWGSALTHHPHVHMIVPGGGLSSDGKRWIACKPGFFLHVRVLSRLFRRLFIEGLLALHRAGELSFFGDLNGLSDPQAFAAYLAPLRKTKWVVYAKPPFGGPEAVLAYLSRYTHRIAISNSRLISADANTVAFRWKDYRFKSGDGRSVMHLSTSEFIRRFLIHVLPDRFHRIRHYGLLASSTRKANIAKARTLLGAQTAKQDDPPVAEVIPLTLRDPCPGCGGKMRIIETFRRGQRPQSRAPPRKAAA; encoded by the coding sequence GTGCCCCGGCCAGAACTGGAGATTGCGGATATTTTCCGAAAGTTTGGTCCTGCGTGGCGGCAGGTCAATAAGGGCCATGTCAACCTGTCCCAGCTCAAAGTGATGTCCTCAATCGAAGCCTGCCGAACTGAGGCGCTCGGCGGGCATGTGGCGGCCTGTACCAAATGCAACCACATGCACATTGCGTACAATAGCTGCAAGAACCGGCACTGTCCCAAGTGCCAGAGTCCGGCCGCGCGCGACTGGATGGAAGCGCGCGCCGAGGATCTGCTGCCCGTGGAATATTTCCATGTCGTCTTCACGTTGCCTGCGCAGATCGCTCGTATCGCCTACTGGAACAAGAAGGCCGTCTATGGCCTACTGTTCAAAGCGTCTGCGCAAACGGTGATGACAATTGCAGCCGATCCCAAACGGCTCGGCGCGCGGGTTGGCATGACCAGCGTCCTTCATACGTGGGGGTCGGCACTTACGCACCATCCCCATGTCCACATGATTGTCCCAGGCGGCGGTCTGTCGTCAGATGGCAAGAGATGGATCGCTTGCAAGCCGGGGTTCTTTCTACATGTGCGGGTGTTGTCACGACTGTTCCGGCGGCTGTTTATCGAAGGGCTGCTTGCCCTGCACCGCGCAGGTGAACTGTCCTTCTTCGGCGATCTGAACGGGCTGTCGGACCCACAGGCCTTCGCCGCATATCTCGCCCCACTGCGCAAAACCAAATGGGTGGTCTATGCCAAACCGCCATTCGGCGGGCCCGAAGCCGTGCTCGCCTATCTCAGCCGCTACACGCACCGCATCGCCATCTCAAACAGCCGTTTGATCAGTGCCGATGCCAACACCGTTGCGTTCCGATGGAAAGATTATCGCTTCAAATCTGGTGACGGGCGATCCGTCATGCACCTTTCCACATCAGAGTTCATCCGCCGCTTTCTGATCCATGTGCTACCGGACCGGTTCCACCGCATCCGCCATTATGGCCTGCTCGCCAGTTCGACCCGTAAGGCTAACATCGCAAAAGCTCGGACCTTACTTGGCGCACAAACCGCCAAACAGGATGACCCACCAGTCGCCGAGGTCATCCCGCTCACACTGCGAGACCCATGCCCCGGCTGCGGCGGGAAAATGCGCATCATCGAGACCTTCCGGCGGGGCCAAAGACCACAATCCCGCGCACCACCCAGAAAGGCCGCAGCATGA
- the betC gene encoding choline-sulfatase: MSRPNILVIQADQLTALCLSAYGKPYAITPNIDKIAENGTTFSNSYCNNPVCGPSRASMMTGRLPSDVGVFDNGAEFLPSEPTFAHYLRTLGYKTTLAGKMHFVGPDQLHGFEERVTTDIYPSDFAWTADWDKTDEPYAPSVMSLLSVVEAGHCERNLQIDYDEEVFAAAKQEMYNHARSTDDRPFMLHVSFTQPHNPFVAGKKYWDMYEGVDIPEPEVGHIPYEERDAWAQRYYLTIRQDEFDITPEQLYNARRGYFAMCTHFDEMIGGLIETLKSIGELDNTYIFITSDHGEMLGERGMWFKFNPYEASVRVPLIAQGPKLKAGHREDALASLVDLLPTFTDIASDGNFDAYAAPYDGRSLLDLPKRGSDDDKVFIEFNGEGLYAPAMIMIKGRMKLVHSRTDPKMLFDLEKDPLELTNLADDPAYSDDLDAMFAAMQARWDEDDLDQRIRASQRKRIFVQDAMKHGRFPSWDFGPHYDPAKVYVRGGNDPSTTATKQRGRYPYVPVTPPQHPRHPKK, from the coding sequence ATGTCGCGCCCCAACATTCTTGTCATTCAAGCCGATCAATTAACCGCCCTGTGCCTGTCGGCCTACGGCAAGCCCTATGCGATCACGCCCAATATCGACAAGATTGCGGAAAACGGCACGACCTTTAGCAACAGCTATTGCAACAATCCGGTCTGCGGCCCTTCGCGCGCTTCGATGATGACGGGGCGGTTGCCCTCGGATGTGGGTGTGTTTGACAATGGCGCCGAATTTTTACCTTCAGAGCCGACATTCGCGCATTACCTGCGCACGTTGGGCTACAAGACGACACTCGCGGGCAAGATGCACTTTGTCGGCCCTGACCAACTGCACGGGTTCGAAGAGCGTGTGACCACTGATATTTACCCATCTGATTTTGCCTGGACCGCTGATTGGGACAAGACGGATGAACCCTATGCGCCGTCCGTGATGAGCCTTTTGAGCGTCGTCGAAGCGGGGCATTGTGAACGCAACCTGCAGATCGACTATGACGAAGAGGTGTTCGCTGCCGCCAAGCAGGAAATGTACAATCACGCCCGATCAACTGATGATCGCCCCTTTATGCTGCATGTGTCCTTTACCCAGCCGCACAACCCGTTTGTTGCGGGCAAGAAATACTGGGACATGTATGAAGGTGTTGATATACCCGAACCCGAAGTCGGCCATATACCATATGAGGAACGCGACGCGTGGGCGCAGCGCTACTATCTGACGATCCGGCAGGACGAATTCGATATCACCCCCGAACAGCTTTATAATGCGCGGCGTGGATACTTCGCCATGTGCACGCACTTCGACGAAATGATTGGCGGGCTGATTGAGACACTAAAAAGTATCGGTGAGCTGGATAATACCTATATCTTCATCACCTCCGATCACGGCGAAATGCTGGGCGAGCGCGGCATGTGGTTCAAGTTCAACCCCTATGAGGCGTCCGTCAGGGTGCCGCTGATTGCACAGGGACCAAAGTTGAAAGCAGGCCATCGCGAGGACGCACTGGCGTCGCTGGTTGATCTCCTGCCCACTTTCACCGACATCGCCAGCGACGGCAACTTTGATGCCTACGCCGCCCCTTATGACGGGCGCAGCCTGTTGGATTTACCTAAGCGGGGCAGTGACGACGACAAGGTGTTTATCGAATTCAATGGCGAAGGTCTCTATGCACCTGCCATGATCATGATCAAAGGCAGGATGAAGCTGGTACACAGCCGAACCGATCCAAAGATGCTGTTTGATCTTGAGAAAGACCCGCTTGAGCTAACCAACCTCGCGGACGATCCCGCATACTCAGACGATCTGGACGCCATGTTTGCGGCAATGCAGGCCCGCTGGGACGAAGACGACCTTGATCAGCGCATCCGCGCCTCACAACGCAAGCGTATCTTTGTGCAGGACGCCATGAAACACGGGCGTTTCCCGTCATGGGATTTTGGCCCGCATTACGATCCCGCAAAGGTCTATGTGCGTGGTGGCAATGACCCCAGCACCACGGCCACCAAACAACGGGGGCGATACCCTTACGTTCCGGTCACGCCGCCACAACACCCGCGGCATCCTAAGAAATAG
- a CDS encoding formylglycine-generating enzyme family protein, with the protein MKLCCSPSRLATDATARPAASSTRGCDATRQTAALAIPGGQTYLGTNRPYFPIDGEGPLRNKKVSAFRMDATSVTNAQFRAFVSDTGYVTDAERHGDSLVFQGLLLKGTPPSPAIADAPWWRMIRGANWRDIYGPGTADRQIDDHPVVHVSSNDATVYAAWAGGRLPSEAEWEHAARGGLGDVLFPWGDREPNDTDFQPCNIWQGRFPHQDLGLDGYVGTAPARSFAPNGYGLYNMVGNVWEFTSETFKVRSLKKEVIAAHAGKKGFRLSKGGSFLCHQSYCYRYRIAARNSCSPDTSTSHTGFRLVYRAELLNWM; encoded by the coding sequence ATGAAACTATGCTGTTCACCTAGCCGACTGGCCACTGATGCAACAGCGCGGCCTGCGGCTTCATCTACTCGGGGCTGCGATGCCACACGACAGACCGCTGCCCTCGCAATTCCCGGTGGCCAGACGTATCTAGGCACCAACCGTCCGTATTTTCCGATCGACGGTGAAGGGCCCCTGCGAAATAAGAAAGTATCCGCGTTCCGCATGGACGCGACCTCGGTGACGAACGCCCAATTCCGGGCTTTTGTGTCTGACACGGGCTACGTTACAGACGCAGAACGGCACGGAGACTCGCTGGTTTTCCAAGGTTTGTTGTTAAAGGGCACGCCACCCAGTCCTGCCATTGCCGATGCCCCGTGGTGGCGGATGATCCGCGGGGCCAATTGGCGCGACATCTATGGGCCAGGGACTGCCGACCGTCAGATTGACGATCATCCTGTCGTCCATGTTTCGTCGAACGATGCGACCGTCTATGCCGCTTGGGCAGGTGGACGGCTTCCATCAGAGGCTGAATGGGAGCACGCCGCACGTGGTGGACTGGGTGATGTCTTGTTTCCGTGGGGGGACCGCGAACCCAATGACACCGATTTTCAGCCCTGCAACATCTGGCAAGGTCGGTTTCCGCATCAAGATCTTGGGCTTGACGGCTACGTCGGCACCGCACCCGCACGGTCATTTGCGCCAAACGGTTACGGCCTTTACAATATGGTCGGCAATGTCTGGGAATTCACGTCCGAGACTTTCAAAGTCAGGTCCCTCAAGAAGGAGGTGATCGCGGCCCATGCGGGCAAAAAAGGATTCCGGCTGAGCAAGGGCGGCTCGTTTCTGTGTCACCAAAGCTATTGCTATCGCTACCGCATAGCCGCCCGCAACAGCTGCTCTCCGGACACATCGACATCACATACGGGATTTCGACTGGTCTATAGAGCGGAATTACTCAATTGGATGTGA
- a CDS encoding site-specific integrase translates to MTHEKMTPLRERMMEDMRIHGMGDKAQKAHIRAIKHFSGFLGRSPDTATPDDLRAYQLHMTDTEVTPPTFNARIMALRFLFGTTCNREDMKKYMQFRTQPRRLPTVLSIEDVSELLAAAPGPGLKYRAALSISYGAGLRASEVCNLKVSDIDSDRMLIHVDEGKGRKDRKVMLSPDLLDLLRDYWCEARPEGWLFPGKPKINPVTSRQLGRAFNSAKHLVGISKPATLHTLRHSFATHLMEAGTDVRVIQVLLGHAKLSTTARYTHVATKTIRDTPSPFEALKRLNVQTRKRRRE, encoded by the coding sequence ATGACACATGAGAAGATGACCCCGCTTCGGGAGCGGATGATGGAAGACATGCGCATCCACGGGATGGGCGACAAGGCTCAGAAGGCGCACATTCGGGCGATCAAACACTTTTCTGGTTTTCTTGGGCGCTCGCCCGATACCGCCACGCCAGATGATCTTCGGGCGTATCAGTTGCATATGACCGATACGGAAGTGACACCGCCCACATTCAACGCGCGGATCATGGCGCTGCGGTTCCTGTTCGGTACAACCTGCAACCGTGAAGACATGAAGAAGTACATGCAGTTCCGCACGCAGCCACGCAGGCTGCCAACAGTGCTGAGTATCGAAGATGTTTCGGAGCTTCTTGCTGCGGCACCCGGCCCGGGTCTGAAGTATCGGGCGGCGCTAAGTATTTCCTATGGTGCGGGTCTGCGGGCATCTGAGGTTTGCAATCTCAAGGTCAGCGATATCGATAGTGACCGGATGTTAATCCATGTCGATGAAGGCAAGGGGCGCAAGGACCGCAAGGTCATGCTGTCACCCGATCTCTTGGACTTGTTGCGTGACTATTGGTGCGAAGCGCGCCCCGAGGGATGGCTCTTTCCGGGCAAGCCGAAGATCAATCCGGTCACGTCGAGGCAATTGGGTCGGGCGTTCAACTCGGCCAAACATCTGGTTGGTATTTCAAAGCCAGCCACGCTGCATACCTTGCGGCACAGCTTTGCCACCCATCTTATGGAGGCTGGAACGGATGTGCGGGTGATTCAGGTCTTACTGGGTCACGCCAAGCTGAGCACGACAGCGCGTTATACCCATGTTGCGACTAAAACAATCCGGGATACGCCCAGCCCGTTTGAAGCTCTCAAAAGGCTGAACGTACAGACCCGCAAGCGCAGACGGGAATAA